In Calditrichia bacterium, one DNA window encodes the following:
- a CDS encoding integron integrase: MNPQQSELLAQVKNKIRLLHYSYRTEEAYLKWIQKFFQFNNAKNPYNLAEKEISQFLTHLAVKENVAAATQNQALSAILFLYKIVLPKELGKIENIRAKKPRRVPVVLTKNEITRIFRHLSGTQKLIAGLMYGSGLRLMEALRIRVKDIDFGYNQITIRDGKGQKDRVTMFPQSLTTDMQLHLNRVKALHQQDLHEGYGSVYLPFALAKKYPNAAAEWGWQYVFPSVRRSEDPRSGIIRRHHAAENSVQRAVKQAISDAAITKNASCHSLRHSFATHLLEEGYDIRTVQELLGHADVSTTMIYTHVLNKGGKGVKSPLDFTT; the protein is encoded by the coding sequence ATGAATCCGCAACAATCCGAATTGTTAGCGCAGGTGAAAAACAAAATTCGCCTGCTGCACTACTCCTATCGAACAGAAGAAGCGTATTTGAAATGGATTCAAAAATTCTTCCAATTCAACAACGCCAAAAATCCCTATAACCTTGCCGAAAAAGAAATCAGCCAGTTTCTTACCCATCTTGCCGTAAAAGAAAACGTAGCCGCCGCAACCCAAAACCAGGCGCTCTCCGCAATCTTGTTTCTCTATAAAATTGTATTGCCCAAAGAACTCGGCAAAATAGAAAACATTCGCGCCAAAAAACCCCGCCGTGTGCCCGTCGTCCTCACCAAAAACGAAATAACCCGCATCTTCCGGCATCTATCAGGCACCCAAAAACTGATCGCCGGATTAATGTATGGCAGCGGGCTTCGGTTAATGGAAGCATTGCGCATTCGCGTAAAAGATATCGATTTCGGATACAACCAAATTACCATTCGCGACGGAAAAGGGCAAAAAGATCGCGTAACCATGTTTCCGCAATCCTTAACAACCGATATGCAGCTGCATCTCAACCGGGTAAAAGCATTACATCAGCAAGACCTGCACGAAGGATACGGCAGCGTTTACCTGCCCTTTGCCCTCGCCAAAAAATATCCCAACGCAGCAGCAGAATGGGGATGGCAATACGTATTCCCATCTGTCCGGCGCTCCGAAGATCCCCGCAGCGGCATCATCCGCCGCCACCACGCCGCAGAAAACAGCGTTCAACGCGCTGTAAAACAAGCTATCAGCGATGCTGCAATCACCAAAAACGCCAGTTGCCATTCCCTGCGCCACAGTTTTGCCACACATTTATTAGAAGAAGGTTACGATATCCGCACCGTTCAGGAATTGCTCGGACATGCAGATGTCAGCACAACCATGATCTACACCCACGTGCTAAACAAAGGCGGCAAAGGCGTAAAAAGCCCCCTCGATTTCACCACATAG